A window of Tachyglossus aculeatus isolate mTacAcu1 chromosome 21, mTacAcu1.pri, whole genome shotgun sequence genomic DNA:
CAGTTGGGCCACTGTCGTGTCCACTCCATCTCCCACAGGCCTATCTCAAGGGCTGTGTGTCACCCTACTTCACCTAACCCCATCACATCGGGGCAACTCTCGATGGAGAGAAAACACCACCAGCCTGGGTtgggagggccggggggagagaCCGGATGTCCGAGAGACTGACCTGAAATATTTTTTGCACGAACCAGCCGTGGTACTTCTTCAGGGCCATCTCGTAAGCCTTGGTGGCGTTGACGCGGATGAGGTTGGGGTGGTTCTCGTCTCGTTCGCCGTCACAGATGCTCTGCAGGAGCACCTGGATAAACCGCAGGCCTCTGGGAGGACGAGGCCGGATGGGTTACCCGGGAACGCAAAAAACTGGGTAAAAATCCCAGGGGAATCataggggatgggggggattaGGGCAGCTGGTCATCCTCTACTTTCCattctttctagagaagcagggtggcctagcggacagaacccgggcccgggagtcagcaggagctgagttctaatcctgaccctgccacttgtctcctgtgttaccctgggcaagtcgcttcacttctctgggcctcatctgtaaaatggggactgactgtgggacagggactgtgtccaacctgacttgcttgtatccacaccagcgtgtagtacagtgccagacacatagtaagtgcttcacaagtacaatttttttttaaaaaaaaaaaagcaagaaagcTCTGGGAAGCCAACTTGGAGTGAATTgtttgaggtggggaggagggtctgGATGGGAAgggtacaccccccccccccaaaacctgtAGTGGTGGCATTTATCCAACACCCACCAGGTGTAATGCGCTGCTCTAAGAGATTGAGAAAAGATCAAGgaaaccctttattcatcccccctcccagtcccacagcacttatatctatatctctcatttatttatttccattaatgactgtctcccccgctagattcttaaactcattatgggcagggaatttgtatgttatattgtactctcccaagcgcttagggggaaaagggcttaattattacactaatgataatggtgggaaaagggcttaattattacactaatgataatggtgggaaaagggcttaattattatactaatgataatggtgggaaaagggcttaattattatactaatgataatggtggtattttttaagcatttgctatgtattAAAGGCGGTAGTGAACGTTGAGATAGGTGTaagttaaccagattggacacagtctttaaataatgacaataataatggtatttcttaataataataatactgatggcatttgttaagcacttactatgtgcgaagcactgttctaagcgatgggggggatagaaggtgatcatattgtcccacaaggagctcacagtcttaatccccatttcacagatgaggtaactgaggcccagagaagcgaagtgacttgcccaaagtcacacaactgacaagtggaggaggcaggattagaactcatgacctctggctcccaagcccatgatctttctgctgagccacgctgcttctcttaagaactgactatgtgccaagccttgtactaagcacaggggttgatacaagcttatcaggttggacagaatccctgtcccacatggggctcatagtccaagttggAGGAAAAAGGTcaccatttttttgttgttgattttttaaaaaggtattggttaagctcttactgcttgttaggaattgtactaagtgctagggtaggtacaaagtaatcaggttggacacagcccctgtcccacatggggctcacgatcttcatccccatttttttttttttttactatagaTGAGGATGGATGAGGATATTATATATCCATAACATAACATggataatattgagaagcagagtggctcaatggaaagagcatgggcttgggagtcagaggtcatgggttcaaatccctactccaccaattgtcagctgtgtgactttgggcaagtcacttcacttctctgtgcctcagttacctcatctgtaaaacagggatgaagactgtgagccccacgtgggacaacctgctcactctgtattctccccagtgcttagaccagtgctttgcaaatagtaaacgcttaacaaatgccattattattaggagggaaccaaggcccagagaagtaaagtgatttgcccagggtcacccagcagacaagtggcagaaccgggattagaaccctgatccttttgactcccaagcccagggtctacccactagaccccactgcctcTCTGGCAGCCTGGGGCTGCTTGACCTTGGCCTGGaatgggagagggtgggaggaagggcatGTAGAAGACATTTCTGGGGGTGGTCCtggcctgcccccgcccccgctgGGGCTCAGGACGGGCTGGATCTCACCTTTTTAACCACAGCAGTGCCAGTGTAGCTCCCACCCTGGGCCACTCTGTTCCATgcatctccttctccacctccaggATGTTCTGCAGCGTTTTGAACTTTACGGGATTGGTGTCGTACACGGCTCGGATTTTCTGAAACCAACCAGAAAACGGATTCCTACTTGAAACGGCTTCCCACGCACAGCAGTTAAGGAAGCTCAGGCCTGCTGTAGTCTTATCTTATCTGgacggtaagctcgctgtgggcagggaatgtgtccgtttattgttttattgcactctcccaaaggcttagtacagtgctctgcacacaataagcgctcagtaaatacggctgaatgattGAAGTTGTCCCCTGTGGACCCCCCCAGCCCAGTGGCAAAATTTTCCAGGCAAGTCCCTTCCAAAGGAAAAGCATCCATTGTGtaggctaataataattaatcacaattatggtactttcatttaatcgcatttattgagcattaactgtttgcagagcactgtactaagcgcttgggagaatacggtacaacaataaacagacacatcccctagtCTAGAGGTCGAGcttacttgtgaagtgcttactatgtaccaagcactgttctaagcactggggtagatactagctaatcaggttggacaaagtccctgtgtggggctcacagtcttcatccccattttacggatgagggaaccgaggaccagaaagtgaagtgactcgcctaaggtcacaaagcagacatacaGCAGAGCCGTAGGATTTTCTCTACAAAATCCTGCTGTCTGTGGAGATGTGAGATCCAGTCTAGAGATAAAAGCCTTCGTAATCTCTAAAatttaagcccattgtgggcagggaccgtgtctgccaacTTGGTTGGACTGTCCTCTGTGGGGAGCCCACAActagctgccttattagtgactgtttgtgatcccaagGAAGAGACTGGCCAAGGCACTGATGAATTCTACCTCtaagacaggtgattgctggcctggggGCTTGGAGGGAGTGGTAGCCTTCTCTTCTACCCGgcaacaggcctggaccaatcaatgaatgCATGTGGAGCCCAGCTGCGATGCATAAAGCAGCTAAAAGGCCGTGGCTTTGAATCCGGAGGAAGCACTCAGGAAAGAAGCATGGAGGAGAGCAGGAGTGCAGCACTGTTAAGTGGCAGAAGGCTGTGGCAtttggaaacagaaagaagaagcatcagcagaacggctcccttgaccagcagactggtattggacccttaatGGGATGAGCGAGTGAATGTGTATATGTGTCACTGCTTTGCACTTTGGTAAAGCTAAGTAAAAACTTTTCCACGGTAACctgggtgatcagaggtgtggtttgactcttcTATGTATCACCGAGGTTCCCCAGGTCCAGGTTGGTATAAACCGGGGGCTCGTAACatcctcacccaagtgcttagtactgtgctctgcagacagtacacactcaataaatatcattgattgactaataatcaACCAATTAACGGTCTTTatcgagccctgtactaagcatctgggaggggacaatatagTTAACAggcaccattcctgccctcaagaaacttccagtctagtaagcgcgttgtgggcagggattgtgtctatcaactctgctatatcgtattctctcaagcgcttagtgcagttctctgtgcacagccagcactcagtaaatatgattggctgatagtgcagagtttacagtctctaggaaggagaaaggatagTCAAAAAGGCATGATAATCTGGGGGCTCTGAAGGGGAGAATTgaggggttttgtttgtttttgtaatggtatttgttaagcacttgttatcagctaagcactataccaagcgctggagtagatacaagccgatcacattagacacagtccctgcctcgcatggggttttcagaaaaaaatagcCTCTGTGGCTTTTCTCTTCAACTTGAAAACCCTGAGCCTTCCACCAACATAAACCCCGGTGGGAATCGTAGAAATTTTGAACTTCACAAGCGAGGCAGGACTCATTTggaataataacataataataatagttcttcttaagcacttactacgtgccaagcaatgttctaagtactggagttgatacaaatcaatcgggttggacaaagtccctgtcccacaggggactcacaatctaagttggagggagtaggattgaatcctccattttacagataggtaactgaggcccaaagaagtgaagtgacttgccctagttcacacagcagatcaatcaatcaatcgtatttattgagtgcttactatgtgcagagcactgtactaagaccagtggcagagacaggattagaacccaggtcctttgactcccaggtttgggctctattctctaggccacgctgcttctcatgtctcagCAGGGGACAATTTGGTTTCCCTCATCCTCTTCCCGTTAGCGTTTCTCTTTatgatcctcttcctcccatcacgGAGCAAGGTCTTAATTACCGTGACTGTCGCCGGAATTTCCTCTAATAATTAAGGTGGGGTTTAAGGTAAAAGACATCTATCAGAGTCCAACACTGAGGCCGGAGATCGTTGAAACGTACCGTGATGTTCCCACTGATGTCCGCTTTGATTGGGGTGAATATAGGCGATCCGAAGCAGtctaggaagggaaagaagggtagAGGCTTATATCCTGTTGAACGAAATATTCCACGCACTGGCAAtttgaaatggtattttttttatgggatttgttaagtgtctattatgtgtcaggcactggggtagatacaggctaatcagattgaacacagtcccacatggggctcacagtcaatccctattttaaagatgagggaactgaggtacagaaaagtgcactgacttgcccaaagtcacacagcagataagtggcggagctgggattagaactcaggtccttctgattcccaggcctgggctctagccactagaccacactgcttctcatggtattgaTTGTGGAGGCGGGGTGGACTAGTGGAGAGTCAGTGGACATTTGTACATTTGCTATTTTCCCCAACCCCACAccctttatgtacgtatcttttatatatatatatatatataataaattaagcattcattcatattaatggctctccccccctctagactggaaggtcgTTAGTCTGacagcaatcaattaatggcacttattgagagtttactctatgcagagcactgtactaaggacttgggagaaggcaataaaacagagttggtagacatgttctctgcccacatcaagcttacagtctggaaggggactcaggcattaatatatataaataaattacggatgtgtacgtaagtgctgagggtgggggtgaatatcaaatgaatattaaagaagcagcatggcgtagtggaaagagcacaggcctgggagttagctgagttctaatcccagttcctccactcatctgctgtgtgactttggacacatcacttcatttctctgggcctcagtgtcctcatttgtaaaatggggattaagattgtgagccctgtgtgggatagggactatgtccaacccgattagcttatacgtacctccacagcacttagtatagtgcctggcacatagtaagtgcttaactaacaccacagttgttattattacattatatctagactgtgagcccattgttgggcagggaccgtctatatatgttgccgacgtggacttcccaagcgcttagtacagtgctgtgcacacagaaagtgctcaataaatatgatcgaatgaataataatccccattttatagatacggtagccgaggcacagagatgttaggtgacttgcccaaggtcacagagcagacaagtggcagagctgggaacagaacccaggtccttctgatttgacCCTTCTGGAACTTTCCtaattgcttagtgcagtactctgcacgcagtaagtgattaataaataccatagatgatgaGGACGGCAAGCGCTCATAGATACCAGTGGCTGATTGAATGATCGAGATAACAAATAACAAAAGACGAGAGACAAATGCTAAATAAGACAGATGACAAGGCCTTTTCATAAAGGCACAATtgtaatgaggaaaaaaaaattgtcaaCCACTACAGAGTTTGCTCCAACATTCAACAGACTATTTCAATGTCTAGTTTGCCTGCTTGGGAGTTTCTAGGAACAGACCAGCTACTTGCAGAATTTTATAGAGAAtaaacacttactacaatgctctgcacagagtaagggctccataaatccGACCGATTGATTATGTTGTTGGCCTATTGGCTGGGCAGCAGGACAGGGCTAATGCCAGCCTTTGATAGTAAAGCCCAGGGATGTCATCAAGGATGTGTTAAAGTagtattcattccattgtatttattgagtgcatcctgtggacagagcactgtactaagagcttggggaagtacaatacaacaatgaacagtcacattccttgcctgcaacgagcttatggtttagagaggcagacagacattaatggaaataaaattacagatatgtacacaagtgctgtgaggctgggaggagggatgaataaagggaacaagtcagggtgatgcgaaagggaataggagaagaggaaaggagggtttagttagggaaggccgcttggaggagaaaggcgttcagtaaggctttgaaaggcagGGAGCATAATTGTCTTGggctatcttgagaagcagtgtggctcagtggaaagagcccgggcttgggagtcagaggtcatgggttcgaatcccagctccaccacttgtcagctgtgtgactttgggcaagtcacttaacttctctgtgcctcagttccctcatctgtaaaatggggattgactgtgagccccacgtggacaaccttgattaccttgtatccccaccccagtgcttagaacagtgcttggcacatagtaagcgcttaacaaataccaacattattattattattattattatatgaggagggagggagttacaagccagaggcagggcgtgggcgagagattggcagtgagataggagattaaggtacagtgagtaggttggcattaaggagcaaagtgtgtgggctgagttgtaaaaggagagtggtgaggtaagagggggcgaggtgagtcCCTagagccattggtgaggagtttctgtttgatgcggaggtggattggcatctgccggaggttcttgaggagtggggaaacatgagtgGGGACATAAGATTGATGGATTAATGGCAGTCAGTCATGTAGGGAGGGCCTGCCCAATCCAAGGCCCAACCAGCAGCGAAAGCCAGGCAATCTCATAGGCTATGTTATCTGCATTATGTGGGGCCCATCTTGTGCGGTCCCTTTTCAATCCCCACCCCCTCACAGggcacctctctctccctgtgcCAGACTCGGCTGTGCCCTGTGCGaatgtccccttccccccccccccatgacgAGGGAGGCAGCGGTCACTCCGGCTGCCCGGCtgacctctgccccctcccagctcATCCCCAGGCAGCCCGACTCCCCCGGCTCCTCACAAGATGGGCCCCAGCAGAGATCCTGAGGTAATACTAATAgtatctgtggtatttaagctcttactatgtactaagcgctggggtagatacacacaaatcgagttggacacagtccctgcccatgtggaactcacggtcttaatccccctttttacagatgcggtcaatgaggcccagaggaaagtgaagtgacttgcccaaggtcacacagcagaagggtggcggagcagggattagaacccacaaccttctaactcccagagccCATGCTCCAGTAGCGGGGGTAGTCATATTTAGTATGCGTTTATTGGGCGCAGAGTGCTGCACAAAGCGTTGGGAAAAAGaacatgggggaaaaaaatgaaggggGTGAGTCAGGGACTGACTAGgttgtgagctcattctggggaGCAATGTGTCTGTCtgctacattgtcctctcccaagcgcaagtacagtgttttgcacgtagtaagtgctcaataaatacgactgaaggattgttggggtgtcacagaaggaaatgggacaagaggagaggagggtgtagactgggaagacctcttggaggattaGCAGTGTAATTAGTGCTGTAACAACTGTCactccctcttatctcacctacGCCATCTTCGACCTTATCCGGGTGGCGCTCTTTACCCAATCTGGTCAGATGGGGCTTTTTGGGTTATTTCCCAACCGGGTGTTTGGTTTTTCAGCTTAAGACCTGACATGGATGAGCTGGGATTTTCTCACCCGTTTCCCCACCCTCCTTTCTTGgcctgtatttaataataattgtggcatttgttcactgcttactatgtgccaggcactgtactaagcactgggatggatacaaacaaatggggttgggcacaatccctgccccacatggggctcgcagtcctaatccccattttacagattcattctatcatatttaacgagcgcttactgtgtgtcgggcactatgctaaggacttgggagaggacaaaacaatgatagagacacatcccctgcccacaacgagctgaggtacagagaagtcaagtgacttttccaaggtcaaacagcagacaggtggcggagccgggattagatccttcctctcttcctcccttcaaagccctactgagagctcacctcctccaggaggccttcccagactgagccccctttttcctcttcccctgccctacctccttcccctccccacagcacctgtatatatgtttgtacagatttattactctatttattttacttgtacatatttactattctatttattttgtcaatgatgtgcatctagctttacttctatttattctgatgactttacacctgaccacatgttttgttgtctgtctcccccttctagactgtgagcccgttgttgggtagggaccgtccctatatgttgccaacttgtacttcccaagcgcttagtccagtgctctgcatacagtaagtgctcaataaatacgaatgaatgaatgagtgaatcccacctcctttgactcccaagcatgggctctatccatcagctgttacactgtattgggtagggactgtctctatgtgttgccaatttgtacttcccaagcgcttaatacagtgctctgcacatagtaagcgctcaataaatacgattgatgatgatgatgtattcacccaagcactttgtacaatgctctgcaaacaggaagcgctcaataaacaccatcgattgataggATGCAACATCCTTGGAATGGTGTCTGGGTGCACTAAGTAGAAGTAGTAACTGTTAGGCTATTTATTAGACTCTCACAGACATCAAGctcaaatcagaaggacctggtgggttctgttcccagctctgccacttgtctgctctgtgaccttgggcaagtcccctaacatctctgtgccttggctatcgtatctataaaatggggattattattcattcattcaatcgtattgagcacttactgtgtgcagagcactgtactaagcgcttgggaagcacaattcggc
This region includes:
- the LOC119942750 gene encoding glycolipid transfer protein; its protein translation is MALLADHLLRPLPADKQIETGPFLDAVSHLPPFFDCFGSPIFTPIKADISGNITKIRAVYDTNPVKFKTLQNILEVEKEMHGTEWPRVGATLALLWLKRGLRFIQVLLQSICDGERDENHPNLIRVNATKAYEMALKKYHGWFVQKIFQGALYAAPYKSDFLKALSKGQNVTEEQCLEKIRLFLVNYTATIDIIYEMYTKMNAELNYTV